From a single Arachis hypogaea cultivar Tifrunner chromosome 3, arahy.Tifrunner.gnm2.J5K5, whole genome shotgun sequence genomic region:
- the LOC112785951 gene encoding uncharacterized protein isoform X2 has product MVIQDYVGSKNNKVMKSQRSGAPAKLVTALTCLQFFFAVYATFLLYYMGPSIDLRTSKPDFTWATRIANQWKQYMITPHVVGHYQEAASSLIREDSNNNNNNNNVLVLVPPHQEEQPLNQSQVCEYEKIDFMQKKSNDVQMMKLKRELYDEVLEFQSRSIGTETLPQLMAMKSKWDIKGSRNQKPKITVLLNHFKRKTLCAQIDSLLQQTLPFHHAWVLSFGSPNELSLKRIVESYNDSRISFISSSYDFKYYGRFQMALQTESDLVYIVDDDMIPGKKMLEILAHVAGTEKYKNSVLGSIGRILPFRQKDFTFPSYRKFRSKEAGLYLPDPAYDITVDKIVQVDFLSSSWFLSAQLVKTLFIETPFTFSTGEDLHLSYQLQKYQNAGSFVVPVDPNDKETWGDSEHRLAYVSETTVIFKDIVQVRDDQWWKALSTGYVTQWAAMHPQNIDALFYAHTLDHVKALQPLLDKFRSTMGKKTYIVVSGGKFCPCEDAARALKWPLLVCKERRFKIFDLGIEAISGVSDSEVPVIQAVYSSMKGLIKIHNPSVVITLDDIDPHVRKALKMASESTSNATTLVLLPRASVPKVLWMPDLRSTALPNWNKMRLSINIITQNRVTSLTRLLKSLSNAYYLGDEIPITFNMDSKVDEATIKLVGSFEWPHGPKTLRRRIIQGGLIRAVSESWYPSNDDDFGLLLEDDIEVSPYYYLWIKYALLAYHYDPQVSLPELSSISLYTPRIVEVVKERPKWNATEFFKKIHPNTPYLHQLPCSWGAVFFPKHWREFYVYMNMRFTEDAKTNPVQIPRSRTNGWQASWKKFLIDMMYLRGYVSLYPNFPNQASFSTNHMEPGAHISAKDNVVKHNKQDFEVPLMSQDFRELLPSMKMPPASRLPSLNLFNQPVSLKGLKSAGAKLGQDVLRCNNVSEVVAVDQDTGLPQRCSKF; this is encoded by the exons ATGGTGATCCAAGACTATGTAGGATCAAAGAACAACAAAGTGATGAAATCCCAAAGGAGTGGTGCACCAGCAAAGTTGGTGACAGCACTAACATGTCTCCAATTCTTCTTTGCAGTTTATGCAACATTCTTACTATATTACATGGGACCTTCCATTGATCTAAGAACATCAAAGCCAGATTTCACATGGGCCACAAGAATTGCAAACCAATGGAAGCAATACATGATCACACCCCATGTTGTTGGACACTACCAAGAAGCTGCTTCTTCTCTCATAAGAGaagatagtaataataataataacaataataatgttcttgttcttgttcctcCTCATCAAGAAGAACaacctttgaaccaatcacaAGTTTGTGAGTATGAGAAGATTGATTTCATGCAGAAGAAGTCCAATGATGTTCAAATGATGAAGCTGAAGAGGGAGCTGTATGATGAGGTTTTGGAGTTTCAAAGCAGAAGCATTGGAACTGAGACATTACCTCAGTTAATGGCAATGAAATCCAAGTGGGACATAAAGGGTAGTAGAAACCAAAAACCAAAGATCACAGTTTTGTTGAACCATTTCAAGAGAAAGACACTTTGTGCACAGATTGATTCATTGCTACAACAAACTCTCCCTTTTCACCATGCTTGGGTGCTATCATTTGGTAGCCCAAATGAACTTTCCTTGAAGAGAATTGTTGAAAGCTACAATGATTCAAGGATCAGCTTCATAAGCTCAAGCTATGATTTCAAGTACTATGGAAGGTTCCAAATGGCACTACAAACAGAATCTGATCTTGTATACATTGTTGATGATGACATGATTCCAGGGAAGAAAATGCTTGAGATTCTAGCACATGTTGCTGGGACTGAGAAGTACAAGAACTCAGTGTTGGGAAGTATTGGGAGGATTTTGCCATTTAGGCAGAAAGATTTTACATTTCCAAGTTATAGAAAGTTTAGGTCTAAAGAAGCAGGGTTGTATTTGCCTGATCCTGCTTATGATATCACTGTTGATAAGATTGTGCAGGTTGATTTTCTTTCTAGCTCTTGGTTTCTCTCTGCTCAACTTGTTAAGACCCTCTTCATTGAGACTCCTTTTACTTTCTCCACTGGTGAAGATCTGCATTTGAG CTATCAGCTTCAAAAGTACCAGAATGCAGGGTCATTTGTTGTCCCAGTTGACCCTAATGACAAGGAAACATGGGGTGACAGTGAACATAGGCTAGCCTATGTATCCGAAACCACAGTGATATTCAAGGACATAGTTCAAGTTAGAGATGATCAATGGTGGAAAGCACTTTCCACAGGCTATGTTACACAATGGGCAGCAATGCACCCTCAAAACATTGATGCCCTCTTCTACGCTCACACACTTGACCATGTTAAAGCACTTCAACCACTTCTTGACAAGTTCAG GTCTACAATGGGTAAAAAGACCTACATCGTGGTCTCGGGTGGAAAATTTTGCCCTTGCGAGGATGCTGCAAGGGCATTGAAGTGGCCATTGTTGGTGTGCAAGGAGAGGAGGTTCAAGATCTTTGACTTGGGAATAGAGGCCATTTCCGGGGTCTCGGATTCAGAGGTGCCGGTGATACAGGCAGTGTATTCTAGCATGAAAGGTTTGATCAAGATTCATAATCCTAGTGTTGTGATCACACTGGATGACATTGATCCTCATGTGAGGAAGGCTCTCAAGATGGCATCAGAGAGCACTTCCAATGCTACTACTTTAGTGTTGTTGCCCAGAGCTTCTGTCCCCAAAGTGCTTTGGATGCCTGATCTCCGTTCAACTGCATTGCCAA ATTGGAACAAGATGAGACTTTCTATCAACATCATCACACAAAATAGAGTAACTTCACTAACAAGGCTCCTCAAATCTCTAAGCAATGCATACTATCTTGGTGATGAAATTCCCATAACCTTCAACATGGATAGCAAGGTAGATGAGGCAACAATAAAGCTAGTGGGCTCTTTTGAGTGGCCTCATGGGCCCAAAACCCTAAGAAGGAGGATCATCCAAGGTGGGCTCATTAGGGCAGTTAGTGAGAGTTGGTACCCATCCAATGATGATGACTTTGGCCTTTTACTTGAAGATGACATTGAAGTTTCTCCTTACTACTACCTTTGGATCAAATATGCATTATTAGCATACCACTATGATCCACAAGTTTCTCTCCCTGAATTGTCCTCAATTTCACTCTACACACCAAGGATTGTTGAGGTTGTTAAAGAAAGGCCCAAATGGAATGCCACTGAATTCTTCAAAAAGATTCATCCAAACACACCTTACCTACACCAATTACCTTGTTCTTGGGGGGCAGTGTTCTTCCCTAAACATTGGAGAGAATTCTATGTTTACATGAACATGAGGTTCACTGAGGATGCTAAAACAAACCCGGTTCAAATCCCAAGGTCAAGAACAAATGGGTGGCAAGCATCATGGAAAAAATTCCTAATTGACATGATGTACCTTAGAGGGTATGTTAGTCTTTACCCTAATTTCCCTAACCAAGCTAGCTTCTCAACCAATCACATGGAGCCAGGTGCACACATTAGTGCTAAGGACAATGTTGTCAAACACAACAAACAAGACTTTGAGGTTCCATTAATGAGTCAAGATTTTAGAGAATTGCTACCTAGTATGAAGATGCCACCAGCTTCAAGATTACCATCATTGAACCTATTCAATCAACCTGTTTCACTAAAGGGTCTTAAATCTGCTGGTGCTAAGTTGGGTCAAGATGTTCTAAGGTGTAACAATGTTTCTGAGGTTGTAGCTGTGGATCAAGACACTGGTCTACCACAACGCTGCTCCAAATTCTGA
- the LOC112785951 gene encoding uncharacterized protein isoform X1 yields the protein MCDIESRSSIFDLGFGRNSTSRSGEHLEGMVIQDYVGSKNNKVMKSQRSGAPAKLVTALTCLQFFFAVYATFLLYYMGPSIDLRTSKPDFTWATRIANQWKQYMITPHVVGHYQEAASSLIREDSNNNNNNNNVLVLVPPHQEEQPLNQSQVCEYEKIDFMQKKSNDVQMMKLKRELYDEVLEFQSRSIGTETLPQLMAMKSKWDIKGSRNQKPKITVLLNHFKRKTLCAQIDSLLQQTLPFHHAWVLSFGSPNELSLKRIVESYNDSRISFISSSYDFKYYGRFQMALQTESDLVYIVDDDMIPGKKMLEILAHVAGTEKYKNSVLGSIGRILPFRQKDFTFPSYRKFRSKEAGLYLPDPAYDITVDKIVQVDFLSSSWFLSAQLVKTLFIETPFTFSTGEDLHLSYQLQKYQNAGSFVVPVDPNDKETWGDSEHRLAYVSETTVIFKDIVQVRDDQWWKALSTGYVTQWAAMHPQNIDALFYAHTLDHVKALQPLLDKFRSTMGKKTYIVVSGGKFCPCEDAARALKWPLLVCKERRFKIFDLGIEAISGVSDSEVPVIQAVYSSMKGLIKIHNPSVVITLDDIDPHVRKALKMASESTSNATTLVLLPRASVPKVLWMPDLRSTALPNWNKMRLSINIITQNRVTSLTRLLKSLSNAYYLGDEIPITFNMDSKVDEATIKLVGSFEWPHGPKTLRRRIIQGGLIRAVSESWYPSNDDDFGLLLEDDIEVSPYYYLWIKYALLAYHYDPQVSLPELSSISLYTPRIVEVVKERPKWNATEFFKKIHPNTPYLHQLPCSWGAVFFPKHWREFYVYMNMRFTEDAKTNPVQIPRSRTNGWQASWKKFLIDMMYLRGYVSLYPNFPNQASFSTNHMEPGAHISAKDNVVKHNKQDFEVPLMSQDFRELLPSMKMPPASRLPSLNLFNQPVSLKGLKSAGAKLGQDVLRCNNVSEVVAVDQDTGLPQRCSKF from the exons AT GTGTGATATTGAATCTAGGAGTTCGATTTTCGACTTGGGTTTCGGGCGAAATTCGACGTCGAGAAGCGGAGAGCACCTAGAAGGGATGGTGATCCAAGACTATGTAGGATCAAAGAACAACAAAGTGATGAAATCCCAAAGGAGTGGTGCACCAGCAAAGTTGGTGACAGCACTAACATGTCTCCAATTCTTCTTTGCAGTTTATGCAACATTCTTACTATATTACATGGGACCTTCCATTGATCTAAGAACATCAAAGCCAGATTTCACATGGGCCACAAGAATTGCAAACCAATGGAAGCAATACATGATCACACCCCATGTTGTTGGACACTACCAAGAAGCTGCTTCTTCTCTCATAAGAGaagatagtaataataataataacaataataatgttcttgttcttgttcctcCTCATCAAGAAGAACaacctttgaaccaatcacaAGTTTGTGAGTATGAGAAGATTGATTTCATGCAGAAGAAGTCCAATGATGTTCAAATGATGAAGCTGAAGAGGGAGCTGTATGATGAGGTTTTGGAGTTTCAAAGCAGAAGCATTGGAACTGAGACATTACCTCAGTTAATGGCAATGAAATCCAAGTGGGACATAAAGGGTAGTAGAAACCAAAAACCAAAGATCACAGTTTTGTTGAACCATTTCAAGAGAAAGACACTTTGTGCACAGATTGATTCATTGCTACAACAAACTCTCCCTTTTCACCATGCTTGGGTGCTATCATTTGGTAGCCCAAATGAACTTTCCTTGAAGAGAATTGTTGAAAGCTACAATGATTCAAGGATCAGCTTCATAAGCTCAAGCTATGATTTCAAGTACTATGGAAGGTTCCAAATGGCACTACAAACAGAATCTGATCTTGTATACATTGTTGATGATGACATGATTCCAGGGAAGAAAATGCTTGAGATTCTAGCACATGTTGCTGGGACTGAGAAGTACAAGAACTCAGTGTTGGGAAGTATTGGGAGGATTTTGCCATTTAGGCAGAAAGATTTTACATTTCCAAGTTATAGAAAGTTTAGGTCTAAAGAAGCAGGGTTGTATTTGCCTGATCCTGCTTATGATATCACTGTTGATAAGATTGTGCAGGTTGATTTTCTTTCTAGCTCTTGGTTTCTCTCTGCTCAACTTGTTAAGACCCTCTTCATTGAGACTCCTTTTACTTTCTCCACTGGTGAAGATCTGCATTTGAG CTATCAGCTTCAAAAGTACCAGAATGCAGGGTCATTTGTTGTCCCAGTTGACCCTAATGACAAGGAAACATGGGGTGACAGTGAACATAGGCTAGCCTATGTATCCGAAACCACAGTGATATTCAAGGACATAGTTCAAGTTAGAGATGATCAATGGTGGAAAGCACTTTCCACAGGCTATGTTACACAATGGGCAGCAATGCACCCTCAAAACATTGATGCCCTCTTCTACGCTCACACACTTGACCATGTTAAAGCACTTCAACCACTTCTTGACAAGTTCAG GTCTACAATGGGTAAAAAGACCTACATCGTGGTCTCGGGTGGAAAATTTTGCCCTTGCGAGGATGCTGCAAGGGCATTGAAGTGGCCATTGTTGGTGTGCAAGGAGAGGAGGTTCAAGATCTTTGACTTGGGAATAGAGGCCATTTCCGGGGTCTCGGATTCAGAGGTGCCGGTGATACAGGCAGTGTATTCTAGCATGAAAGGTTTGATCAAGATTCATAATCCTAGTGTTGTGATCACACTGGATGACATTGATCCTCATGTGAGGAAGGCTCTCAAGATGGCATCAGAGAGCACTTCCAATGCTACTACTTTAGTGTTGTTGCCCAGAGCTTCTGTCCCCAAAGTGCTTTGGATGCCTGATCTCCGTTCAACTGCATTGCCAA ATTGGAACAAGATGAGACTTTCTATCAACATCATCACACAAAATAGAGTAACTTCACTAACAAGGCTCCTCAAATCTCTAAGCAATGCATACTATCTTGGTGATGAAATTCCCATAACCTTCAACATGGATAGCAAGGTAGATGAGGCAACAATAAAGCTAGTGGGCTCTTTTGAGTGGCCTCATGGGCCCAAAACCCTAAGAAGGAGGATCATCCAAGGTGGGCTCATTAGGGCAGTTAGTGAGAGTTGGTACCCATCCAATGATGATGACTTTGGCCTTTTACTTGAAGATGACATTGAAGTTTCTCCTTACTACTACCTTTGGATCAAATATGCATTATTAGCATACCACTATGATCCACAAGTTTCTCTCCCTGAATTGTCCTCAATTTCACTCTACACACCAAGGATTGTTGAGGTTGTTAAAGAAAGGCCCAAATGGAATGCCACTGAATTCTTCAAAAAGATTCATCCAAACACACCTTACCTACACCAATTACCTTGTTCTTGGGGGGCAGTGTTCTTCCCTAAACATTGGAGAGAATTCTATGTTTACATGAACATGAGGTTCACTGAGGATGCTAAAACAAACCCGGTTCAAATCCCAAGGTCAAGAACAAATGGGTGGCAAGCATCATGGAAAAAATTCCTAATTGACATGATGTACCTTAGAGGGTATGTTAGTCTTTACCCTAATTTCCCTAACCAAGCTAGCTTCTCAACCAATCACATGGAGCCAGGTGCACACATTAGTGCTAAGGACAATGTTGTCAAACACAACAAACAAGACTTTGAGGTTCCATTAATGAGTCAAGATTTTAGAGAATTGCTACCTAGTATGAAGATGCCACCAGCTTCAAGATTACCATCATTGAACCTATTCAATCAACCTGTTTCACTAAAGGGTCTTAAATCTGCTGGTGCTAAGTTGGGTCAAGATGTTCTAAGGTGTAACAATGTTTCTGAGGTTGTAGCTGTGGATCAAGACACTGGTCTACCACAACGCTGCTCCAAATTCTGA